A genomic region of Elephas maximus indicus isolate mEleMax1 chromosome 10, mEleMax1 primary haplotype, whole genome shotgun sequence contains the following coding sequences:
- the MIDEAS gene encoding mitotic deacetylase-associated SANT domain protein isoform X2, with amino-acid sequence MNLQAQPKAQNKRKRCLFFGDQESAPKEQPPPLQAPQQPPAPPQSTRVKEEPYFGHEGPSGGIPTSQPVELPPPNNLALLNSVVYGPERTTAAMLSQQVGSVKWPNSVMAPGRGPDRGGGGSVSDSSWQQQPGQPPPPSTWNCHSLPLYSGPKGSPHPGVGVSTYYSHPEALKREKGGGPQLDRYGNAARPVMPQKVQLEVGRPQAPLNSFHAAKKPPNQTLPLQPFQLAFGHQVNRQVFRQGPPPHNPVAAYPPQKQQQAALPQMQLFENFYPMQQPPPQAPQDFGLQPAGPLGQSHLAHHSMASYPFPPNPDLNPELRKALLQESATQSVLPQAQIAFPRRSRRLSKEGVLPPTSLDGAGTQPGQEPTSNLFLHHWPPQQMPPGPLGQPHPEALGFPLELRESQLLPDGERLAPNGREREAPAMGTEEGMRAMGPGDCGQVPRGGVIQSTRRRRRVSQEANLLTLAQKAVELASMQNAKEASGSEEKRKSVLASNTKCGVEFSEPSLAAKRVRDDSGMVPLIIPVSVPVRTVDPTEMAQAGGVEEDGKGPEQNPTEHKPSVIVTRRRSTRIPGTDAPAQAEDVNVKGEGEPSVRKPKQRPRPEPLIIPTKAGTFIAPPVYSNITPYQSHLRSPVRLADHPSERSFELPPYTPPPILSPVREGSGLYFNAIISTNSIPAPPPITPKSAHRTLLRSNSAEVTPPVLSVMGEATPVSIEPRINVGSRFQAEIPSLRDRALAAADPHKADLVWQPWENLESSWEKQRQVEDLLTAACSSIFPGAGTNQELALHYLHESRGDILETLNKLLLKKPLRPHNHALATYHYTGSDRWKMAERKLFNKGIAIYKKDFFLVQKLIQTKTVAQCVEFYYTYKKQVKIGRNGTLTFGDVDTSDEKSAQEDVEVDIKANDILILRSHESNAPGSAGGPASEKPREGAGKSRRALPFSEKRKKTETFNKTQNQENTFPCKKCGRVFYKVKSRSAHMKSHAEQEKKAAALKQKEREAAAAAAAAAAAAAAAAAPAATASPHQKALREESSLHQQALKEESGAGEEG; translated from the exons ATGAACCTTCAGGCCCAGCCCAAGGCTCAGAACAAGCGGAAGCGTTGCCTCTTCTTCGGGGACCAGGAGTCAGCTCCCAAGGAGCAGCCCCCACCCCTGCAGGCCCCACAGCAGCCCCCGGCCCCTCCACAGTCCACCAGAGTGAAGGAGGAGCCGTACTTTGGGCACGAGGGTCCATCTGGAGGCATCCCGACCTCTCAGCCTGTGGAACTTCCCCCTCCCAACAACCTGGCCCTGCTGAACTCTGTGGTGTATGGGCCTGAGCGCACCACAGCAGCCATGTTGTCGCAGCAGGTGGGCTCAGTCAAGTGGCCCAATTCTGTGATggccccagggcggggcccagaTCGTGGAGGGGGTGGGAGTGTCAGTGACAGCAGCTGGCAACAGCAGCCCGGCCAGCCTCCACCCCCCTCCACGTGGAACTGCCACAGCCTGCCTCTCTACAGTGGACCCAAGGGGAGCCCTCATCCTGGTGTGGGGGTCTCCACCTACTATAGCCACCCTGAGGCACTGAAGCGCGAGAAAGGGGGAGGCCCACAGCTGGACCGCTATGGCAATGCAGCGCGGCCAGTGATGCCACAGAAGGTGCAGCTGGAGGTAGGGCGGCCACAGGCCCCCCTCAACTCCTTCCATGCAGCCAAGAAGCCCCCAAACCAGACACTGCCCCTGCAACCCTTCCAGCTAGCGTTTGGCCACCAGGTGAACCGGCAGGTCTTCCGGCAGGGCCCACCACCCCACAATCCCGTTGCAGCCTACCCCCCGCAGAAGCAGCAGCAGGCAGCCCTGCCCCAGATGCAGCTCTTTGAAAACTTCTACCCCATGCAGCAGCCGCCCCCGCAGGCGCCGCAGGACTTTGGCCTGCAGCCGGCCGGGCCCCTAGGGCAGTCCCACCTGGCTCACCATAGCATGGCCTCCTACCCCTTCCCCCCTAACCCCGATTTGAACCCAGAACTGCGCAAGGCCCTCCTGCAGGAGTCAGCCACACAGTCTGTGCTACCTCAGGCCCAGATTGCCTTCCCCCGCCGTTCCCGCCGCCTCTCTAAGGAGGGGGTCCTGCCTCCCACCTCTCTGGATGGGGCTGGCACCCAGCCTGGGCAGGAGCCCACCAGCAACCTGTTCCTACATCACTGGCCCCCACAACAGATGCCACCCGGCCCCTTGGGGCAGCCCCATCCTGAAGCCTTGGGATTCCCACTGGAGCTGAGAGAGTCCCAGCTGCTGCCCGATGGGGAGAGACTGGCACCCAATGGACGGGAACGGGAGGCTCCCGCCATGGGTACCGAGGAGGGCATGCGGGCAATGGGCCCGGGGGACTGTGGGCAGGTGCCACGGGGTGGGGTGATCCAGAGCACGCGAAGGAGACGCCGGGTGTCCCAGGAGGCCAACTTGTTGACCCTGGCCCAGAAGGCGGTGGAGCTGGCCTCGATGCAGAATGCAAAG GAAGCCAGTGGCTCTGAGGAGAAGAGGAAAAGTGTGTTGGCCTCAAACACCAAGTGCGGGGTGGAGTTTTCTGAGCCTTCCTTAGCAGCCAAGCGAGTACGAGATGACAGCGGGATGGTACCCCTCATCATCCCCGTGTCTGTGCCTGTGCGGACTGTGGACCCAACTGAGATGGCTCAGGCTGGAGGTGTTGAGGAGGATGGGAAGGGTCCTGAACAGAACCCCACTGAACACAAGCCATCAGTCATTGTCACCCGCAGGCGTTCCACTCGTATCCCTGGGACTGATGCCCCAGCTCAG GCTGAAGACGTGAATGtcaagggggagggggagcctTCTGTACGGAAACCAAAGCAGCGGCCACGACCTGAGCCCCTGATAATCCCCACCAAGGCAGGAACTTTCATCGCCCCACCTGTCTACTCCAACATCACCCCCTACCAGAGCCACCTGCGCTCCCCTGTCCGCCTAGCTGACCACCCCTCTGAGCGGAGCTTTGAGCTGCCCCCCTACACACCACCCCCCATCCTCAGCCCCGTGCGGGAAGGCTCCGGCCTCTACTTCAATGCCATCATTTCAACCAAcagcatcccagcccctccccccatCACACCAAAGAGTGCCCATCGTACCCTGCTCCGGTCCA ACAGTGCTGAAGTCACCCCGCCTGTCCTCTCTGTGATGGGAGAGGCCACCCCAGTCAGCATCGAGCC GCGGATCAACGTGGGCTCCCGGTTCCAAGCAGAAATCCCCTCCCTGAGGGACCGTGCCTTGGCAGCTGCAGACCCCCACAAGGCTGACTTGGTTTGGCAGCCATGGGAGAACCTAGAGAGCAGCTGGGAGAAGCAGAGGCAAG TGGAAGACCTGCTGACAGCTGCCTGTTCCAGcattttccctggagctggcaccaacCAGGAGCTGGCCCTGCATTATCTGCATGAGTCCAGGGGAGACATCCTG GAAACGCTGAATAAGCTGCTACTGAAGAAGCCCCTGCGGCCCCACAACCACGCACTGGCAACTTATCACTACACAG GCTCCGACCGGTGGAAGATGGCTGAGAGGAAGCTATTCAACAAGGGCATTGCCATCTATAAGAAGGATTTCTTCCTGGTGCAGAAGCTG ATCCAGACCAAGACTGTGGCCCAGTGCGTGGAGTTCTACTACACCTACAAGAAACAGGTGAAAATCGGTCGCAATGGGACTCTAACCTTCGGGGATGTGGATACCAGTGACGAGAAGTCAGCCCAAGAAGATGTTGAAGTGGATATTAAG GCCAATGACATTCTCATCCTCCGAAGCCACGAGTCCAATGCCCCTGGGTCTGCTGGTGGCCCGGCCTCAGAGAAGCcaagggagggggcagggaagtCACGGAGGGCACTACCTTTTTcggagaagaggaaaaaaacagagacatTTAATAAGACCCAGAATCAAGAGAACACTTTCCCTTGTAAAAAATGTGGCAG GGTGTTTTACAAGGTGAAGAGCCGCAGCGCCCACATGAAGAGCCACGCAGAGCAGGAGAAGAAGGCCGCAGCTCTGaaacagaaggagagagaggctgctgccgccgccgccgccgccgctgctgccgccgccgccgctgctgctcctgctgccaCGGCCTCCCCCCACCAGAAGGCTCTGCGAGAAGAGAGCTCCCTGCACCAGCAGGCCCTGAAGGAGGAGAGTGGGGCTGGAGAGGAGGGCTGA
- the MIDEAS gene encoding mitotic deacetylase-associated SANT domain protein isoform X1: MNLQAQPKAQNKRKRCLFFGDQESAPKEQPPPLQAPQQPPAPPQSTRVKEEPYFGHEGPSGGIPTSQPVELPPPNNLALLNSVVYGPERTTAAMLSQQVGSVKWPNSVMAPGRGPDRGGGGSVSDSSWQQQPGQPPPPSTWNCHSLPLYSGPKGSPHPGVGVSTYYSHPEALKREKGGGPQLDRYGNAARPVMPQKVQLEVGRPQAPLNSFHAAKKPPNQTLPLQPFQLAFGHQVNRQVFRQGPPPHNPVAAYPPQKQQQAALPQMQLFENFYPMQQPPPQAPQDFGLQPAGPLGQSHLAHHSMASYPFPPNPDLNPELRKALLQESATQSVLPQAQIAFPRRSRRLSKEGVLPPTSLDGAGTQPGQEPTSNLFLHHWPPQQMPPGPLGQPHPEALGFPLELRESQLLPDGERLAPNGREREAPAMGTEEGMRAMGPGDCGQVPRGGVIQSTRRRRRVSQEANLLTLAQKAVELASMQNAKEASGSEEKRKSVLASNTKCGVEFSEPSLAAKRVRDDSGMVPLIIPVSVPVRTVDPTEMAQAGGVEEDGKGPEQNPTEHKPSVIVTRRRSTRIPGTDAPAQAEDVNVKGEGEPSVRKPKQRPRPEPLIIPTKAGTFIAPPVYSNITPYQSHLRSPVRLADHPSERSFELPPYTPPPILSPVREGSGLYFNAIISTNSIPAPPPITPKSAHRTLLRSNSAEVTPPVLSVMGEATPVSIEPRINVGSRFQAEIPSLRDRALAAADPHKADLVWQPWENLESSWEKQRQVEDLLTAACSSIFPGAGTNQELALHYLHESRGDILETLNKLLLKKPLRPHNHALATYHYTGSDRWKMAERKLFNKGIAIYKKDFFLVQKLIQTKTVAQCVEFYYTYKKQVKIGRNGTLTFGDVDTSDEKSAQEDVEVDIKTSQKFPRVPPPRRESPSEERLEPKREVKETRKEGEEEVPVIQEKGEQEEGRERSRRAAAVKATHTLQANESANDILILRSHESNAPGSAGGPASEKPREGAGKSRRALPFSEKRKKTETFNKTQNQENTFPCKKCGRVFYKVKSRSAHMKSHAEQEKKAAALKQKEREAAAAAAAAAAAAAAAAAPAATASPHQKALREESSLHQQALKEESGAGEEG, translated from the exons ATGAACCTTCAGGCCCAGCCCAAGGCTCAGAACAAGCGGAAGCGTTGCCTCTTCTTCGGGGACCAGGAGTCAGCTCCCAAGGAGCAGCCCCCACCCCTGCAGGCCCCACAGCAGCCCCCGGCCCCTCCACAGTCCACCAGAGTGAAGGAGGAGCCGTACTTTGGGCACGAGGGTCCATCTGGAGGCATCCCGACCTCTCAGCCTGTGGAACTTCCCCCTCCCAACAACCTGGCCCTGCTGAACTCTGTGGTGTATGGGCCTGAGCGCACCACAGCAGCCATGTTGTCGCAGCAGGTGGGCTCAGTCAAGTGGCCCAATTCTGTGATggccccagggcggggcccagaTCGTGGAGGGGGTGGGAGTGTCAGTGACAGCAGCTGGCAACAGCAGCCCGGCCAGCCTCCACCCCCCTCCACGTGGAACTGCCACAGCCTGCCTCTCTACAGTGGACCCAAGGGGAGCCCTCATCCTGGTGTGGGGGTCTCCACCTACTATAGCCACCCTGAGGCACTGAAGCGCGAGAAAGGGGGAGGCCCACAGCTGGACCGCTATGGCAATGCAGCGCGGCCAGTGATGCCACAGAAGGTGCAGCTGGAGGTAGGGCGGCCACAGGCCCCCCTCAACTCCTTCCATGCAGCCAAGAAGCCCCCAAACCAGACACTGCCCCTGCAACCCTTCCAGCTAGCGTTTGGCCACCAGGTGAACCGGCAGGTCTTCCGGCAGGGCCCACCACCCCACAATCCCGTTGCAGCCTACCCCCCGCAGAAGCAGCAGCAGGCAGCCCTGCCCCAGATGCAGCTCTTTGAAAACTTCTACCCCATGCAGCAGCCGCCCCCGCAGGCGCCGCAGGACTTTGGCCTGCAGCCGGCCGGGCCCCTAGGGCAGTCCCACCTGGCTCACCATAGCATGGCCTCCTACCCCTTCCCCCCTAACCCCGATTTGAACCCAGAACTGCGCAAGGCCCTCCTGCAGGAGTCAGCCACACAGTCTGTGCTACCTCAGGCCCAGATTGCCTTCCCCCGCCGTTCCCGCCGCCTCTCTAAGGAGGGGGTCCTGCCTCCCACCTCTCTGGATGGGGCTGGCACCCAGCCTGGGCAGGAGCCCACCAGCAACCTGTTCCTACATCACTGGCCCCCACAACAGATGCCACCCGGCCCCTTGGGGCAGCCCCATCCTGAAGCCTTGGGATTCCCACTGGAGCTGAGAGAGTCCCAGCTGCTGCCCGATGGGGAGAGACTGGCACCCAATGGACGGGAACGGGAGGCTCCCGCCATGGGTACCGAGGAGGGCATGCGGGCAATGGGCCCGGGGGACTGTGGGCAGGTGCCACGGGGTGGGGTGATCCAGAGCACGCGAAGGAGACGCCGGGTGTCCCAGGAGGCCAACTTGTTGACCCTGGCCCAGAAGGCGGTGGAGCTGGCCTCGATGCAGAATGCAAAG GAAGCCAGTGGCTCTGAGGAGAAGAGGAAAAGTGTGTTGGCCTCAAACACCAAGTGCGGGGTGGAGTTTTCTGAGCCTTCCTTAGCAGCCAAGCGAGTACGAGATGACAGCGGGATGGTACCCCTCATCATCCCCGTGTCTGTGCCTGTGCGGACTGTGGACCCAACTGAGATGGCTCAGGCTGGAGGTGTTGAGGAGGATGGGAAGGGTCCTGAACAGAACCCCACTGAACACAAGCCATCAGTCATTGTCACCCGCAGGCGTTCCACTCGTATCCCTGGGACTGATGCCCCAGCTCAG GCTGAAGACGTGAATGtcaagggggagggggagcctTCTGTACGGAAACCAAAGCAGCGGCCACGACCTGAGCCCCTGATAATCCCCACCAAGGCAGGAACTTTCATCGCCCCACCTGTCTACTCCAACATCACCCCCTACCAGAGCCACCTGCGCTCCCCTGTCCGCCTAGCTGACCACCCCTCTGAGCGGAGCTTTGAGCTGCCCCCCTACACACCACCCCCCATCCTCAGCCCCGTGCGGGAAGGCTCCGGCCTCTACTTCAATGCCATCATTTCAACCAAcagcatcccagcccctccccccatCACACCAAAGAGTGCCCATCGTACCCTGCTCCGGTCCA ACAGTGCTGAAGTCACCCCGCCTGTCCTCTCTGTGATGGGAGAGGCCACCCCAGTCAGCATCGAGCC GCGGATCAACGTGGGCTCCCGGTTCCAAGCAGAAATCCCCTCCCTGAGGGACCGTGCCTTGGCAGCTGCAGACCCCCACAAGGCTGACTTGGTTTGGCAGCCATGGGAGAACCTAGAGAGCAGCTGGGAGAAGCAGAGGCAAG TGGAAGACCTGCTGACAGCTGCCTGTTCCAGcattttccctggagctggcaccaacCAGGAGCTGGCCCTGCATTATCTGCATGAGTCCAGGGGAGACATCCTG GAAACGCTGAATAAGCTGCTACTGAAGAAGCCCCTGCGGCCCCACAACCACGCACTGGCAACTTATCACTACACAG GCTCCGACCGGTGGAAGATGGCTGAGAGGAAGCTATTCAACAAGGGCATTGCCATCTATAAGAAGGATTTCTTCCTGGTGCAGAAGCTG ATCCAGACCAAGACTGTGGCCCAGTGCGTGGAGTTCTACTACACCTACAAGAAACAGGTGAAAATCGGTCGCAATGGGACTCTAACCTTCGGGGATGTGGATACCAGTGACGAGAAGTCAGCCCAAGAAGATGTTGAAGTGGATATTAAG ACTTCCCAGAAGTTCCCAAGGGTTCCTCCTCCCAGAAGAGAGTCCCCAAGTGAAGAGAggttggagcccaagagggaggTGAAGGAGaccaggaaggagggggaagaggaGGTGCCAGTGATCCAGGAGAAGGGGGAACAGGAAGAGGGGCGAGAGCGGAGTCGACGGGCTGCGGCCGTCAAAGCCACACATACACTACAGGCCAATGAGTCG GCCAATGACATTCTCATCCTCCGAAGCCACGAGTCCAATGCCCCTGGGTCTGCTGGTGGCCCGGCCTCAGAGAAGCcaagggagggggcagggaagtCACGGAGGGCACTACCTTTTTcggagaagaggaaaaaaacagagacatTTAATAAGACCCAGAATCAAGAGAACACTTTCCCTTGTAAAAAATGTGGCAG GGTGTTTTACAAGGTGAAGAGCCGCAGCGCCCACATGAAGAGCCACGCAGAGCAGGAGAAGAAGGCCGCAGCTCTGaaacagaaggagagagaggctgctgccgccgccgccgccgccgctgctgccgccgccgccgctgctgctcctgctgccaCGGCCTCCCCCCACCAGAAGGCTCTGCGAGAAGAGAGCTCCCTGCACCAGCAGGCCCTGAAGGAGGAGAGTGGGGCTGGAGAGGAGGGCTGA